One window of Carassius auratus strain Wakin unplaced genomic scaffold, ASM336829v1 scaf_tig00040859, whole genome shotgun sequence genomic DNA carries:
- the LOC113084884 gene encoding microtubule-associated proteins 1A/1B light chain 3C-like isoform X2, with translation MPPLEKTQHPKPFKQRKSLATRKQEVAGIRTKFPTKIPVIIERYQKEKFLPPLDKTKFLVPQELTMSQFVTIIRNRMTLMPSQAFYLLINNSGIASMSLTMAQLYKDHKDEDGFLYMTYASQEMFGHCYNDDNNR, from the exons ATGCCTCCACTGGAGAAAACTCAACATCCCAAACCTTTCAAACAGAGGAAGAGTTTAG CAACGAGGAAACAAGAGGTGGCAGGGATCCGAACTAAGTTTCCGACTAAGATCCCG gtgatcATCGAGAGATATCAGAAGGAGAAGTTCTTACCTCCGCTGGATAAGACCAAGTTCCTCGTGCCTCAGGAGCTCACCATGAGTCAGTTCGTGACCATCATCAG GAATCGAATGACCCTGATGCCCAGTCAAGCTTTCTACCTGCTGATCAATAACTCCGGCATCGCCAGCATGTCTCTGACCATGGCTCAGCTCTATAAGGACCATAAAGATGAGGACGGCTTCCTCTACATGACGTACGCTTCACAGGAGATGTTTGGACACTGTTATAATGATGATAACAACAGGTGA
- the LOC113084884 gene encoding microtubule-associated proteins 1A/1B light chain 3C-like isoform X1 gives MPPLEKTQHPKPFKQRKSLGYVSATRKQEVAGIRTKFPTKIPVIIERYQKEKFLPPLDKTKFLVPQELTMSQFVTIIRNRMTLMPSQAFYLLINNSGIASMSLTMAQLYKDHKDEDGFLYMTYASQEMFGHCYNDDNNR, from the exons ATGCCTCCACTGGAGAAAACTCAACATCCCAAACCTTTCAAACAGAGGAAGAGTTTAG GTTACGTATCAGCAACGAGGAAACAAGAGGTGGCAGGGATCCGAACTAAGTTTCCGACTAAGATCCCG gtgatcATCGAGAGATATCAGAAGGAGAAGTTCTTACCTCCGCTGGATAAGACCAAGTTCCTCGTGCCTCAGGAGCTCACCATGAGTCAGTTCGTGACCATCATCAG GAATCGAATGACCCTGATGCCCAGTCAAGCTTTCTACCTGCTGATCAATAACTCCGGCATCGCCAGCATGTCTCTGACCATGGCTCAGCTCTATAAGGACCATAAAGATGAGGACGGCTTCCTCTACATGACGTACGCTTCACAGGAGATGTTTGGACACTGTTATAATGATGATAACAACAGGTGA